The Nicotiana tabacum cultivar K326 chromosome 14, ASM71507v2, whole genome shotgun sequence genome contains a region encoding:
- the LOC107807955 gene encoding uncharacterized protein LOC107807955 isoform X2 has translation MNPTSMSIQASLPHDIALKIASSLQEWRVFYIRKHNEMAGKAAGVIEFVDRCLAFESIEVGHYLKAVRELDSMQFGFEDVQTFFLKSKHNVLLNLIGLHYCIIWLGLPGECVMEVLSNYNISQRQVRVQWWKLGRWFYGFRLRDELHTRTVYLEDVAIGKEEEVLGVLHRGAVHEVIRVQISAAKPAYTSWSFQSAQDPN, from the exons ATGAACCCAACATCTATGTCTATACAAGCATCACTTCCCCATGATATTGCCCTCAAAATTGCTTCTTCTCTTCAG GAATGGAGAGTGTTTTATATAAGGAAGCACAATGAAATGGCAGGAAAAGCAGCAGGCGTAATTGAGTTTGTTGACCGCTGTTTGGCATTTGAGTCAATTGAGGTTGGGCATTATCTAAAAGCAGTTAGAGAACTGGATTCAATGCAGTTTGGATTCGAAGATGTCCAAACATTCTTCCTTAAATCCAAGCACAATGTGCTGCTGAACTTGATTGGTTTGCACTACTGCATTATCTGGCTTGGTTTGCCG GGTGAATGTGTCATGGAAGTCCTAAGTAACTACAATATTTCACAAAGGCAAGTACGTGTACAATGGTGGAAGCTCGGGAGGTGGTTTTATGGCTTTCGTTTGCGCGATGAATTACACACACGTACTGTCTATTTAGAAGATGTTGCGATAGGGAAGGAGGAAGAAGTTCTCGGGGTACTTCACCGAGGTGCAGTACATGAGGTGATACGTGTTCAGATCTCAGCTGCTAAACCTGCATACACATCCTGGTCATTCCAAAGTGCACAAGACCCCAACTAG
- the LOC107807955 gene encoding uncharacterized protein LOC107807955 isoform X1 produces the protein MNPTSMSIQASLPHDIALKIASSLQVADLCSLGSCSQFWWELCGSDYIWESLCRERWPALSLEIEESSSFDNQTHEEWRVFYIRKHNEMAGKAAGVIEFVDRCLAFESIEVGHYLKAVRELDSMQFGFEDVQTFFLKSKHNVLLNLIGLHYCIIWLGLPGECVMEVLSNYNISQRQVRVQWWKLGRWFYGFRLRDELHTRTVYLEDVAIGKEEEVLGVLHRGAVHEVIRVQISAAKPAYTSWSFQSAQDPN, from the exons ATGAACCCAACATCTATGTCTATACAAGCATCACTTCCCCATGATATTGCCCTCAAAATTGCTTCTTCTCTTCAG GTAGCTGATCTTTGCTCATTGGGGAGTTGCTCTCAGTTTTGGTGGGAGTTATGTGGGTCTGATTATATATGGGAGTCTCTTTGTAGAGAaagatggcctgctctttctcTGGAGATTGAGGAGTCTTCATCTTTTGACAACCAGACTCATGAG GAATGGAGAGTGTTTTATATAAGGAAGCACAATGAAATGGCAGGAAAAGCAGCAGGCGTAATTGAGTTTGTTGACCGCTGTTTGGCATTTGAGTCAATTGAGGTTGGGCATTATCTAAAAGCAGTTAGAGAACTGGATTCAATGCAGTTTGGATTCGAAGATGTCCAAACATTCTTCCTTAAATCCAAGCACAATGTGCTGCTGAACTTGATTGGTTTGCACTACTGCATTATCTGGCTTGGTTTGCCG GGTGAATGTGTCATGGAAGTCCTAAGTAACTACAATATTTCACAAAGGCAAGTACGTGTACAATGGTGGAAGCTCGGGAGGTGGTTTTATGGCTTTCGTTTGCGCGATGAATTACACACACGTACTGTCTATTTAGAAGATGTTGCGATAGGGAAGGAGGAAGAAGTTCTCGGGGTACTTCACCGAGGTGCAGTACATGAGGTGATACGTGTTCAGATCTCAGCTGCTAAACCTGCATACACATCCTGGTCATTCCAAAGTGCACAAGACCCCAACTAG